The Fundidesulfovibrio putealis DSM 16056 genome segment CACCCAGGACCTCTCCAACCTCACGAAGGGATGGAGTGTCAAGGACGATATTCTGGGCAAGGACATCTATAACGACAACAACGACAACATCGGCACCATTCAAGATCTGTATGTGACTCGTGACAAGGCAATTTCATACGCCGTTCTCGGTGTGGGTGGCTTCCTGGGCATGGGGCGCCATGACGTGGCCATTCCAGTGTACCAACTGAGAATGACAAACGACCAGATCATGTTG includes the following:
- a CDS encoding PRC-barrel domain-containing protein; protein product: METNQSYTSGGDTSLTTQDLSNLTKGWSVKDDILGKDIYNDNNDNIGTIQDLYVTRDKAISYAVLGVGGFLGMGRHDVAIPVYQLRMTNDQIMLPGATQDSLKAMPAID